gAGCGTAAGTTATGACCTTGCCTTCCTgtgcagtatgttctgttctttcTAATCAGAAAAATAAGGCCATGATTCTCTGGAAAGAGTATTTCTTATaaatcagcagtataatgcatcacaAAACAGTTTAATATCCCACACCTGTTTTTCTCAGAATAAACAATCAGTTacaatcaaacaatcaatcTGCTGGTCCCTCTCTAGTCTAAACAACAGTGTTTCAGTAACTTTCTACTAGAAGATGGTCCCCTGTTATCTATTTTCTCCCAGGCAAGCGTGAGCGAGAGTCTACAGCATTCTATCCCCCAAGGACATGTAATCTAATGCCTTTATTTTCAGGGCTGTGTCCACTTAATACTACACTATATATGGCTATATATATGGCATTTTAGTTAATATAAAGCATAGAATTGAGGCACTTCAAATAATTTAATCTCAACACTTTCTAGGACATTTTGATGGTAGTACATATTTATAATTGAACTAAGAGCGTCATTTAAATAGTTTCTATAGtgcttttcacacacaaaatgaTGACAAGATATATAGTTTGGATCTTGTCCATTTAGTCCGTATGTAATACaagaaattttaaacaaattctAAAGTCAACTGGGAgccaaattaaaaatgataaagcaGGGTTAATGTGAGCTCATTTACTAGAATGTGTTAGTGTGGTTGCAGCATTTTGCATTGCTTGGAGGCGTTAAAGATGTTTTATCTAAGCCTGTAAATAAGGCAATACAATAATCCAGGTGTGACAGCACAAATGCATGGAAAATTCCTCTGTTACTATTTTTGGTACGTCATGATTTGGGGTTCCGTGATCATTTAAAACACACTGTTATGCATTAAAACGGGTACCAGGAACGTAGAAACTGTTTTGCATGTGGTGGCCACAGACCACAGGTTTGCCATAGCATCTCCAGACTCTTTCAGATCTGTCAGATGAGCTCTCAGCGAACCTGCCAGTTCTGATGTTCTCTGGCGAATGCCATTGGAGCTGCACGGTGCTGGTTATGAACACTTCATGGAATCTGTTTATGACACTTTGGTCAGAAACATGCACATGAGCTGccagctggaggtcattttgctgGGTCCTGTTCCTTCCCATACAAAGGAGCCGACACCACTCCTGCTGGGTTGGCACCCCTTTACAGCTCTGTCTCCTTGTGTAATGGCCTCCACactcttgagactgtgctgggagacacagcaaaccatTTTGAGAAGgtgatgtgccatcctggaggagctggaTTACAACTAAATGGTGCCATGTGGCTTTTTGGAGGTTGCCTTTCCAATGAAGACAACCTGTTGTCACTTTCACTTGCACCAAAACAAGTCTGGCAACAGCTTTAACATATGTTATTATACTGTGATGATTAAGTGTTCCTCTTAAGTTTTAGGGGACAGTGTCATAATTCGGTGACTTGTAGATGTCACATTTATTGGGATTGCAGTCagtctttttaatttaaagtcaaaataatgtgaaattcctcattagaaaagaaaaaattgcTAAATTACACTTTTTATGTCCCCCTAAAAGCCTAATATAGTAAATCCccatttaaatgcattaaaaaaacaaccaaacaacaaaaactttatGCATCATAAGAATACCCTGACATTAGAGGGAGAAATTCTAAACACCGTAGCTATCTAACTGTaactcttcatcttcttcaaaATAAGGTCCAATTAGATTAAAAATTTCTGCATAGAAAGGCAAGTGAGTAAATGTATTACCCAGGCTCTCCAATTTATTTCTACTTGAATGGAGAAATTATTTCTGAAATAATTCCAGAGTCCTGTAATGAGATTTTAGATGGCAAAAGTGAAATGAGATGGAACCTTAATGAGCAGCCGGCAGATTTAGTCTTAATTTAATTAAGTACCCTTTGGAGCTCAGGTTCAGTAGGGTTTTTCTTCCTGAGGGTTTTTGGAATGTGACTGAGATGTTTTCAATCTTTCTACATGCAGGTTGTGGACTCGCCTTTAACCTGAATGCATCTCTCACCATCATCAGTAAATATTTTCTGGCCAGGCGTCCTTTAGCCAATGGACTTGCTATGGCTGGCAGTCCAGTGTTCCTTTGTTTCCTGGCTCCTCTTAACCAATATCTACTGGGCACATATGGCTGGAGAGGAAGCCTCCTTATCCTGGGGGGTCTGATGCTCAACTGTTGTGTTGCTGGAGCCCTCATGCGACCTGTTTGTAAGACACTCGCTTGTGCACCGCAGCAAAACGTGGATCGGCCAAATAAGTGCAAGACTAAGATAAAAGGAAGCTGTATGAAGAACACAAAGAAGTTTGTGGATCTGTCCTTTTTCAGGGACAGGGGCTTTGTCATTTACCTAATAGGAAATGTCATGTTCATCTTTGGAGCGTATGCACCCATTGTGTTCCTGTCTACCTATGCTGTTAGCCAAGGTGTTGAGAAGTACTCTGCGGCCTACCTGCTCTCCATTATGGGCTTTGTTGACATGTTTGTTCGACCCGGCACCGGCCTGGTAGCCAACAGCAAGTGGATCAGGCCTAGAATTCAGTACTTCTTCAGCTTTGCCATGGTTTTTAATGGAACGTGCCATTTGCTGTGCCCTCTGATGAGGAGCTATACCCTCCTGGTGGTCTACGCAGTATTTTTTGGTGTGGGGTTTGGGATGGTTTTCGCCCTGATATTTGAATGCCTCATGGATCTGATGGGAAATCAGCGCTTCCCCAGCGCCGTTGGACTTGTCACGATCGTGGAGTGCTTCCCCATGCTGCTGGGACCACCTGCTGCAGGTAACACATCCTTCATTCATACATAatcctttttctgtctttctcttacACAAGTACACATGTTTACTCTTAGATCACTTAAGATTGCTTTACGCTGCTTCTTTCTACAACTGAGGCAAAGAGCAAGGTAATATATACTTACAAACATGCAGAAACACTTGGGGAAAAGAGAAATTTCCACCATTACAGAGGAAATAACCGCTTTCAAGCGAGAGCAGCCTTGCAaacaatatttgtttgtttatctctttCATTCACAGGCTGTGCATTATGTTGCAGTAAAGCTTGGTAACAGTATCATTCCTGTAAGACAGAGCCGCATTATCACGGAGTATGGATGTTTTGTATTGTATGAGACGCCCACACAAAGATGCAGTTCGTCATGGTGATTTCCTGCtggaaagaagccatctatccTCATGGGCACAGGCTTTCATGACATAATGGAGCATCTGGGGCAAATCCAGGCTTCATttaaagataagaaaaaaaaaaagctgcattttatttacagtctgacTTTAACCACAGCTGGAAGAACATTTGCAATAGCAACAGGTTGGGTATAAAGAGCGTCTTAGTGAGGCACTCAGAAATACAGATGGGCAGTTTACCAGTAAGAAGCAAACTGTGTCTATATTGTGGAACAATTTCAGATTAATGTTTCTCAACATCAGATTGTGAAGACTTTGAATATCTTATCATTTACAGTACATACTATCATCAACAGATTCAGAGAATCTCTGTGCACATGAGACGAGTGTATAATGCCCATGATGCTCAGGCCGTCAATTAAAAGCGGGCACGATTCTATTGTGACAGCTTTTCACTGCAGTGCCAGAAATATATCTATAAACGCAGCCCACTGTAACATCCACAGATATTTCATTGTTGAGGCTTTACGAGGTAAAGTTAGGGTGGTATTGTTTGTATTGTGGTATTGTTGGTTTTCATTGCAGTTATAAAATCATGTTGCAAAActgatggggaaaaaacaatGCCAAACTTTAAGACTGATTCACTTATGCATGAATCTACATCATAGTGTATAAACGTCACATTAGGAAGCACACAGTAAGGTTGGGCGATTGGACCCACCGCTCTTGTAAAAGCTTTTGATCGTTTTTACAagagcaatttatttatttgcccacaagtaagtttgctaataatgttggTTGAAGCTAATAAAAGCAGTCAATGGAAAAAATAATAGCGCTGTTTTAGCAGCACCGTATTCCAGCTGCGAACAAACCCCCCCTCCTCAGAGTCACCCAAATGCAGCGATTCATTTACTTAAACTCATAATAGAAAGAAAGAACGGCAGTAGCCTatgttcagaaaaaacaaaaacattttatttaaattaaaaaaaactaacaaacacaATGGTGGGgagggaaacaaagagaaactggatTCTTTTTTCCACTATAACCGTGTTTACAGGTCGGTCCAGTGTTTGTCTGTCTTACATAGTGCTgtcaagagattaaaaaaaaatagagattaattaattatgatttttaattaattgatcTAATTAATCTCTTTTTTAATCTCACCTAAAAATAGCTGAGGAAAGCCCTCAACTTATTGTGGCAGACCAAAAGACTGATATAACAAAGAAAGTGACTTTATAAAGTCATTTATTGTTTAACAAACGTTAAACAGATGCAACCATTTACATACTGTTGTATTCTTTTGTAAAAtaagtggaaaaataaatacaaataaaatcaaataaattaagTGCTGCAAGTTAGCACATCAGAGTTGCTCTTTTCTGAGCAATACAGCACTGAAATTCCTCTGCTTcagataatgaaaaataaaactgacattgCAGTGCTGCAAGTTAGCACATCAAAGTATTCTTCCAtcacaaaaaaaagtgctgaacaTCAAGCAATCTATTCTAGTAGGCTACAAATGACACAGCAGCTATGCTGACCACATGTGTCTCATTTCTTCTTCCTCAGCCAGTCGCTAAGACACACCAGCCTGGTAACATTTTCTGGAAGCAAGGCTGCCCTTTTCTTTTGCACTATGTGGCCTGCAAGGCTAAAGAGTCTCTCACAGGGTACAGAGGTAGCTGGGGAGGCCAGGTACTTTTGTGCTAGGACTGACAGCTTTTCATAGACTCCTGAGTGAGCATACCACCACTGCAGGGGACAGTCATCAATACTGATGCTGGGTTCTGCTCTGTAGCGCTGCAGCTCTCCAGACTCAATTCCATCTTCTGAGTCAGAGTCAGACCCCAGAAGGAGTtcgctcctcctcttcttctgagcTGGTCCATCATCCTCTGTGGAGGGCTGGAGACTATCTGCTCTTCTGGGCTCTGCTGCCTGGAGCATATTCTCCAGAATGGTCCAcacctgaatgaatgaatgaatgaatgaatgaatgaatgat
This DNA window, taken from Astatotilapia calliptera chromosome 5, fAstCal1.2, whole genome shotgun sequence, encodes the following:
- the LOC113022820 gene encoding monocarboxylate transporter 2-like, whose translation is MPPAPADVLGSKPLDGGWGWMVVIGAHISIGFAYSTPKALSIFFKDIQEDLQAGYSEIAWISSIMLAAMYAGGPVSSMLVNRFGSRPVVIMGGLMCGVSMVTASFGSSIAYLYFCIGVIGGCGLAFNLNASLTIISKYFLARRPLANGLAMAGSPVFLCFLAPLNQYLLGTYGWRGSLLILGGLMLNCCVAGALMRPVCKTLACAPQQNVDRPNKCKTKIKGSCMKNTKKFVDLSFFRDRGFVIYLIGNVMFIFGAYAPIVFLSTYAVSQGVEKYSAAYLLSIMGFVDMFVRPGTGLVANSKWIRPRIQYFFSFAMVFNGTCHLLCPLMRSYTLLVVYAVFFGVGFGMVFALIFECLMDLMGNQRFPSAVGLVTIVECFPMLLGPPAAGLLVDIFGDYKYLFLMCGSVITTGGLFLFVMNIYNYHMLEKEKRAKDRERNQTNIENQEQMSISAAEMEQPEAEETEMSAAQQDPESAETK